The Ipomoea triloba cultivar NCNSP0323 chromosome 14, ASM357664v1 region TAAAATATTAGCTTATGGGCATATAAACAAGAAGTATAGCATTTATTCTGTATTTGTAAAATGCagatttttttcatattatctTCTGATTCAGCATGTTCTACCTTGTGTGCAGTGgattttcattcttttctaGTCTAGTATAAAAAACTTGGTTGTATTAACTTTCTATTGGTAGTAGTTTTAATGTGATAAGCATGGCCTAGGGAGTTAATTTGCTTATAATTTGTCAGCTTCACGGGAATTAATACTAATTGGAAAGTTTATACTGACTGTGTATTCATATTTCATTTTGACGTCGCAGTCCAATTAATTAGTCCTAAGTAACTTAAatgtatttattaaattaaaggtACTACACTGGCTACCCGAAGGATCTTGGACCATCAAAGGTTATTCACTTTACCTCAGAGCGGGAGTTTGTCCAGCTTCTTCATCAAGGACATCGTGTGGTTGTTGCATTCACTGTCAAGTAATTCCAAGTTGATTCTTCCCATCCCTTTCTTTTCCCTAGTTTATCATTGTTATTGCTAAATCccaaatctttatatatatatatatacacacatttcTTTTCATAGGGGTAACTATACTAGACATCTTGACAAAGTGTTGGAGGAAGCTGCAGCTGAGTTTTATCcgaatgtaaaatttttacgtgtaagtgggtttttacTTATAAAATAGGTGTAAAACAGATGAACAGGTGTTTTTCTATATATTGAATGAAGCTGTACAAGGTCCGATTTATACGCACTAGCTAGGAAATGCAACAACaagattcaaaaattaaaacccAAGGCTAGGAAAAACATCCTCTAATTTCCTCTTGATTTTCTCTAACAATAAGCAATGGGAGGCTAGAGACATTCATATCCATAGCACTGCAACTATTTGCTCTCTCTCTGTCCTTCTCTCCTCCTCTCCTCCCACATGGGTGTGACCTATTGCCCCCTTAGTTCACTTGATCTTCCTGTAGACCTTAAgtagaaatgttttttttttttaacaatgatGACATCCAACAACTGTATCTTTGATTCTTGTtcatctaaattttttttttcccacatttaatttcatatttttcttcagCCTGCCACTACTCCTCTAATCTCTGACTTTCTCATGTCTAATATTTAAAACATTAGCATCAGTACTCAAGTTTTCTAGCATGCCTTAACTTTGTTGAATTTCTTAACATTTTGGTCTTTTGTTGGAATTTAGGTTGAGTGCCCAAAGTATCCTGGGTTTTGCATAACACGGCAAAGGAAGGAATATCCTTTTGTAGAGATATTTCATAGCCCAGAACAAGTACGTTTGACTTGACATTCTTTGTTGGATACTTCGCCACAATTTGATGAAAATTACTTTGTTTTCCttgctatatatgtatatataagatGACATTAGTAGTGATTGTGGTTTGTGGATTCATAAAACATTTCTAGTTTGTTGACATATGTGGATTGGATGGTTATACTGCTATTTGCTATACTTCAGAAGGTTGTGTAGTATAAATCTAAGTTANTTTTTGCCCTAGAAACATTTTAGTGTAAAATATTAGCTTATGGGCATATAAACAAGAAGTATAGCATTTATTCTGTATTTGTAAAATGCagatttttttcatattatctTCTGATTCAGCATGTTCTACCTTGTGTGCAGTGgattttcattcttttctaGTCTAGTATAAAAAACTTGGTTGTATTAACTTTCTATTGGTAGTAGTTTTAATGTGATAAGCATGGCCTAGGGAGTTAATTTGCTTATAATTTGTCAGCTTCACGGGAATTAATACTAATTGGAAAGTTTATACTGACTGTGTATTCATATTTCATTTTGACGTCGCAGTCCAATTAATTAGTCCTAAGTAACTTAAatgtatttattaaattaaaggtACTACACTGGCTACCCGAAGGATCTTGGACCATCAAAGGTTATTCACTTTACCTCAGAGCGGGAGTTTGTCCAGCTTCTTCATCAAGGACATCGTGTGGTTGTTGCATTCACTGTCAAGTAATTCCAAGTTGATTCTTCCCATCCCTTTCTTTTCCCTAGTTTATCATTGTTATTGCTAAATCccaaatctttatatatatatatatacacacatttcTTTTCATAGGGGTAACTATACTAGACATCTTGACAAAGTGTTGGAGGAAGCTGCAGCTGAGTTTTATCcgaatgtaaaatttttacgtgtaagtgggtttttacTTATAAAATAGGTGTAAAACAGATGAACAGGTGTTTTTCTATATATTGAATGAAGCTGTACAAGGTCCGATTTATACGCACTAGCTAGGAAATGCAACAACaagattcaaaaattaaaacccAAGGCTAGGAAAAACATCCTCTAATTTCCTCTTGATTTTCTCTAACAATAAGCAATGGGAGGCTAGAGACATTCATATCCATAGCACTGCAACTATTTGCTCTCTCTCTGTCCTTCTCTCCTCCTCTCCTCCCACATGGGTGTGACCTATTGCCCCCTTAGTTCACTTGATCTTCCTGTAGACCTTAAgtagaaatgttttttttttttaacaatgatGACATCCAACAACTGTATCTTTGATTCTTGTtcatctaaattttttttttcccacatttaatttcatatttttcttcagCCTGCCACTACTCCTCTAATCTCTGACTTTCTCATGTCTAATATTTAAAACATTAGCATCAGTACTCAAGTTTTCTAGCATGCCTTAACTTTGTTGAATTTCTTAACATTTTGGTCTTTTGTTGGAATTTAGGTTGAGTGCCCAAAGTATCCTGGGTTTTGCATAACACGGCAAAGGAAGGAATATCCTTTTGT contains the following coding sequences:
- the LOC116003607 gene encoding uncharacterized protein LOC116003607; its protein translation is MEEQTLFSKLMINLRATCKYYTGYPKDLGPSKVIHFTSEREFVQLLHQGHRVVVAFTVKGNYTRHLDKVLEEAAAEFYPNVKFLRVECPKYPGFCITRQRKEYPFVEIFHSPEQALNQGKAADPNITRYSVKVLPFNYDLSAYGFREFFKRHGIQSSDPQ